In Carassius auratus strain Wakin unplaced genomic scaffold, ASM336829v1 scaf_tig00214480, whole genome shotgun sequence, a single genomic region encodes these proteins:
- the LOC113092133 gene encoding galanin receptor type 2-like isoform X1, producing MILLIFALNAGLAIWLFRRAFISYAAIQILERYARCSLMHFISNPHILHERKVPSDSVMQQCLIIYGLLQGSSRLKMSDHEDLNKAMGHWNASESYQLNPASVIVSVVFSLIFLLGTIGNSLVLAVLLRSGQVGYNTTNLFILNLSVADFFFIIFCVPFQATIYSLEGWVFGSFMCKVVHFFINLTMYASSFTLAAVSVDRYLAIRYPLRSRELRTPCNAVVAMVVIWGLSLVFAGPYLSYYDLIDFENSNVCVPGWEEQNRKILDTCTFVFGYVIPVLIVSLSYTRTIKYLWTAVDPLDGMSESKRAKRKVTKMIIIVTVLFCICWLPYHVVILCYLYGDFPFNQTTYAFRLLSHCMAYANSCLNPIVYALVSKHFRKGFKKVFSCILSKKGRNKVHVVHVANTVPGFEAGSTEVSHMNEENARQNQNEMVNRPLAEPQDATMTITLPFQNQP from the exons ATGATCCTCCTGATATTTGCTCTCAATGCGGGTCTAGCAATATGGCTTTTCAGAAGAGCTTTTATATCTTATGCTGCGATTCAGATTCTGGAAAGATATGCGAGATGTTCATTAATGCACTTTATTTCAAATCCACACATTCTTCATGAGAGGAAAGTCCCCAGTGACTCAGTGATGCAGCAGTGTCTAATAATTTATGGCCTTTTGCAGGGCTCTTCACGTCTTAAAATGTCAGACCACGAAGACCTGAATAAAGCCATGGGACACTGGAACGCCTCTGAAAGCTACCAGCTCAACCCAGCCAGTGTCATTGTGTCTGTAGTCTTCTCGCTCATCTTCCTCCTGGGGACCATTGGGAATAGTTTGGTGCTGGCTGTGCTCCTCAGAAGTGGGCAGGTTGGGTATAACACCACCAATCTGTTCATCCTCAACCTCAGCGTAGCTgatttcttcttcatcatcttctgTGTGCCTTTCCAAGCAACCATCTACTCTCTGGAGGGTTGGGTCTTTGGGTCCTTCATGTGCAAGGTGGTCCACTTCTTCATCAACCTCACCATGTACGCTAGCAGTTTCACTCTGGCCGCGGTGTCTGTGGACAG GTATCTTGCCATCCGTTACCCCCTGCGCTCCAGAGAATTGAGAACGCCGTGTAACGCCGTAGTCGCGATGGTGGTCATCTGGGGCCTGTCGCTTGTTTTTGCCGGGCCATATTTGAGTTACTACGACCTGATTGATTTCGAAAACAGCAACGTTTGCGTGCCTGGATGGGAGGAGCAGAACCGTAAGATTCTGGACACCTGCACCTTTGTTTTTGGCTATGTCATTCCTGTGCTCATCGTGAGCCTGTCCTACACCCGCACTATCAAGTACCTGTGGACCGCAGTGGATCCTCTCGATGGGATGTCGGAGTCGAAACGAGCCAAGCGCAAGGTCACCAAGATGATCATCATAGTCACGGTGCTATTTTGCATCTGCTGGCTACCGTACCATGTGGTCATTTTGTGCTACCTCTACGGAGACTTTCCCTTCAATCAGACCACCTACGCCTTCAGGCTGCTGTCCCACTGCATGGCCTACGCCAACTCTTGCCTCAACCCTATCGTTTACGCCCTGGTCTCCAAACACTTTCGCAAGGGCTTCAAGAAGGTGTTCAGCTGCATCCTCAGCAAAAAGGGACGAAATAAGGTGCACGTGGTCCATGTGGCCAACACCGTCCCCGGCTTCGAAGCGGGATCCACTGAAGTGTCTCATATGAACGAAGAGAACGCCAGACAGAACCAGAACGAAATGGTCAACCGCCCACTCGCAGAGCCGCAGGACGCCACTATGACTATAACATTACCCTTCCAGAATCAgccttga
- the LOC113092133 gene encoding galanin receptor type 2-like isoform X2, with product MSDHEDLNKAMGHWNASESYQLNPASVIVSVVFSLIFLLGTIGNSLVLAVLLRSGQVGYNTTNLFILNLSVADFFFIIFCVPFQATIYSLEGWVFGSFMCKVVHFFINLTMYASSFTLAAVSVDRYLAIRYPLRSRELRTPCNAVVAMVVIWGLSLVFAGPYLSYYDLIDFENSNVCVPGWEEQNRKILDTCTFVFGYVIPVLIVSLSYTRTIKYLWTAVDPLDGMSESKRAKRKVTKMIIIVTVLFCICWLPYHVVILCYLYGDFPFNQTTYAFRLLSHCMAYANSCLNPIVYALVSKHFRKGFKKVFSCILSKKGRNKVHVVHVANTVPGFEAGSTEVSHMNEENARQNQNEMVNRPLAEPQDATMTITLPFQNQP from the exons ATGTCAGACCACGAAGACCTGAATAAAGCCATGGGACACTGGAACGCCTCTGAAAGCTACCAGCTCAACCCAGCCAGTGTCATTGTGTCTGTAGTCTTCTCGCTCATCTTCCTCCTGGGGACCATTGGGAATAGTTTGGTGCTGGCTGTGCTCCTCAGAAGTGGGCAGGTTGGGTATAACACCACCAATCTGTTCATCCTCAACCTCAGCGTAGCTgatttcttcttcatcatcttctgTGTGCCTTTCCAAGCAACCATCTACTCTCTGGAGGGTTGGGTCTTTGGGTCCTTCATGTGCAAGGTGGTCCACTTCTTCATCAACCTCACCATGTACGCTAGCAGTTTCACTCTGGCCGCGGTGTCTGTGGACAG GTATCTTGCCATCCGTTACCCCCTGCGCTCCAGAGAATTGAGAACGCCGTGTAACGCCGTAGTCGCGATGGTGGTCATCTGGGGCCTGTCGCTTGTTTTTGCCGGGCCATATTTGAGTTACTACGACCTGATTGATTTCGAAAACAGCAACGTTTGCGTGCCTGGATGGGAGGAGCAGAACCGTAAGATTCTGGACACCTGCACCTTTGTTTTTGGCTATGTCATTCCTGTGCTCATCGTGAGCCTGTCCTACACCCGCACTATCAAGTACCTGTGGACCGCAGTGGATCCTCTCGATGGGATGTCGGAGTCGAAACGAGCCAAGCGCAAGGTCACCAAGATGATCATCATAGTCACGGTGCTATTTTGCATCTGCTGGCTACCGTACCATGTGGTCATTTTGTGCTACCTCTACGGAGACTTTCCCTTCAATCAGACCACCTACGCCTTCAGGCTGCTGTCCCACTGCATGGCCTACGCCAACTCTTGCCTCAACCCTATCGTTTACGCCCTGGTCTCCAAACACTTTCGCAAGGGCTTCAAGAAGGTGTTCAGCTGCATCCTCAGCAAAAAGGGACGAAATAAGGTGCACGTGGTCCATGTGGCCAACACCGTCCCCGGCTTCGAAGCGGGATCCACTGAAGTGTCTCATATGAACGAAGAGAACGCCAGACAGAACCAGAACGAAATGGTCAACCGCCCACTCGCAGAGCCGCAGGACGCCACTATGACTATAACATTACCCTTCCAGAATCAgccttga